In Argonema galeatum A003/A1, one DNA window encodes the following:
- the efp gene encoding elongation factor P, producing the protein MISSNDFRPGVSIEWNGGVWRVVEFLHVKPGKGSAFVRTKLKNVQTGSVVEQTFRAGETMPQANLEKNTMQHTYKEGEDYVFMDMDSYEESRLSVTQIGDRVKYLKEGMEANVIRWGEQVLEVELPNSVVLEVVQTDPGVKGDTATGGTKPAIVETGAQVMVPLFISVGERIRIDTRTDSYMGRE; encoded by the coding sequence ATGATTTCGAGTAACGACTTTCGGCCTGGTGTTTCGATTGAATGGAATGGCGGCGTGTGGCGGGTCGTGGAATTCCTCCACGTCAAACCAGGTAAAGGTTCGGCTTTTGTGCGGACAAAGCTGAAAAACGTCCAAACTGGCAGTGTGGTAGAACAGACCTTCCGAGCCGGGGAAACCATGCCCCAAGCCAATCTGGAAAAAAATACGATGCAGCATACGTATAAAGAGGGCGAAGACTACGTTTTTATGGATATGGATTCTTATGAAGAATCGCGACTTTCCGTAACTCAGATTGGCGATCGCGTCAAATACCTCAAAGAAGGTATGGAAGCTAACGTCATCCGCTGGGGAGAGCAGGTGCTGGAAGTAGAACTGCCCAACTCCGTAGTGCTGGAAGTAGTGCAGACCGATCCCGGCGTCAAGGGAGATACCGCCACAGGCGGCACCAAACCCGCGATCGTGGAAACTGGTGCCCAGGTAATGGTTCCTCTGTTTATTTCTGTGGGAGAGCGTATCCGCATCGACACCCGTACCGATTCCTACATGGGTCGAGAATAA